The following are from one region of the Blastocatellia bacterium genome:
- a CDS encoding ammonia-forming cytochrome c nitrite reductase subunit c552 — protein MSESSSTFLTKRRKLYILAIVAAVVAIGSTALLINILEHKQEAKKPFQLVTELNDDIDDPAIWGKNFPLQYDGYIRTVDQVRTRFGGSEALHRTPTKVDPRSIVAQSRLEEDPRLKTIWAGYAFSVDFREERGHAYMLEDQTYTERQAVVKQPGTCLNCHSSTYALYKKLGSGDITKGFEQLNQMSFVEGRKLVKHPVACIDCHDSSTMQLRVTRPAFIEGMRALKLSQGIADYDVNKMASRQEMRSFVCGQCHVEYHFKGPEKRLTYPWSKGLKVEDIMAYYDEIKFKDWTHAESGAETLKAQHPEFELWNQGIHARAGVSCADCHMPYKREGAMKITDHHVRSPLLNINTSCQTCHKWPEAELKERVELIQERTYKMRNIAMDALVDLINDIKMAQSLGRTVEELAIARDFQRKAQFRLDFVEAENSPQEAARILAESIDFSRQGQNALHKLPAK, from the coding sequence ATGTCTGAAAGCTCATCTACTTTTCTTACTAAAAGACGTAAGCTATATATTTTAGCCATAGTTGCGGCTGTTGTAGCTATTGGTAGCACAGCATTACTTATAAACATTTTAGAACATAAACAAGAAGCTAAAAAACCTTTCCAGCTTGTCACAGAGCTTAATGATGATATAGACGATCCTGCTATTTGGGGAAAAAATTTCCCTCTGCAATATGATGGCTATATTAGAACAGTGGATCAAGTACGTACTCGGTTTGGAGGTAGTGAAGCCCTACATCGTACACCAACAAAAGTAGATCCTCGCTCTATTGTGGCACAATCTCGCCTAGAAGAAGATCCCCGCTTAAAAACTATCTGGGCTGGTTATGCCTTTTCTGTGGATTTTCGAGAAGAACGCGGACACGCTTATATGCTAGAAGACCAAACCTATACAGAAAGACAAGCAGTTGTTAAACAACCTGGTACTTGCTTAAACTGTCATTCTTCGACTTACGCACTTTATAAAAAATTAGGTAGCGGTGATATTACTAAAGGTTTTGAGCAGCTTAACCAAATGTCTTTTGTAGAAGGCCGTAAACTGGTAAAACATCCTGTTGCCTGTATAGATTGTCATGACAGCAGCACAATGCAGTTAAGAGTAACTCGCCCTGCTTTTATTGAAGGAATGCGAGCCTTAAAGCTTTCTCAAGGAATTGCTGACTATGATGTTAATAAAATGGCTTCTCGTCAAGAAATGCGCTCATTTGTTTGTGGTCAATGTCATGTTGAGTATCATTTCAAAGGGCCAGAAAAACGCTTAACTTATCCTTGGTCAAAGGGCTTAAAAGTTGAAGACATAATGGCTTATTATGATGAAATCAAATTTAAGGATTGGACACATGCTGAATCTGGAGCAGAAACATTAAAAGCTCAACATCCAGAGTTTGAATTGTGGAATCAAGGCATTCATGCCCGTGCTGGCGTTTCTTGTGCTGATTGCCATATGCCCTATAAACGCGAAGGTGCAATGAAAATTACTGATCATCACGTTCGTAGCCCACTTCTTAATATTAATACCTCTTGTCAAACTTGCCATAAATGGCCCGAAGCAGAGTTAAAAGAGCGTGTAGAGCTAATTCAAGAGCGTACTTATAAAATGCGTAATATTGCTATGGATGCTCTTGTAGATTTAATTAATGATATAAAGATGGCTCAAAGCCTTGGCAGAACTGTAGAAGAGCTAGCCATTGCACGGGATTTTCAACGTAAAGCACAATTTAGATTAGATTTTGTTGAGGCTGAAAATTCTCCACAAGAAGCAGCAAGAATTTTAGCCGAGTCCATAGACTTTTCACGCCAAGGACAAAATGCTCTGCATAAATTACCAGCAAAATAA
- the nrfH gene encoding cytochrome c nitrite reductase small subunit, producing MKSRIIAIIASIFIGIAIGVSLYTFVYAKGASYLLNDPAACANCHIMNEQYDGWLKSSHHSVATCNDCHTPDSFLGKYVSKASNGFWHSFAFTTGVFHEPIQIKAYNRDITERACQKCHKEMVETILGSSEKDRLSCLRCHSSVGHMH from the coding sequence ATGAAGTCTCGAATTATTGCAATTATTGCTAGTATATTTATTGGCATCGCTATAGGTGTTAGCCTTTATACCTTTGTTTATGCCAAAGGTGCATCATATTTGCTTAATGACCCAGCAGCTTGTGCTAATTGTCATATTATGAATGAGCAATATGATGGTTGGCTTAAATCTAGTCATCATTCAGTAGCAACTTGTAATGATTGCCATACTCCTGATAGTTTTTTAGGTAAATATGTTTCAAAAGCTTCTAATGGTTTTTGGCATTCATTTGCTTTTACTACAGGTGTTTTTCATGAACCTATACAAATTAAAGCTTATAACCGAGACATTACAGAAAGAGCTTGTCAAAAATGCCATAAAGAAATGGTAGAAACCATTTTAGGTAGTTCAGAAAAAGACCGTCTTTCCTGTTTGCGCTGTCATTCTTCTGTTGGGCATATGCACTAA
- a CDS encoding tetratricopeptide repeat protein: protein MSKLFSKEENLPKGQTAKLKETLAEMSFIEAKEALERSDRSSAIKALNEAIKHCPENSTYYLQLVEVLAETSKTDAINILNTALRFFPDDQLLNNKLKQLEDSYPDFNETQLDFNYNLNETMLDFPQEPAKKLIKFPEKPKPINTPQLVPTQIKTNNLEESETQPKLSFSERRKNLKSQTGRLKETLAEMSFIEAEESLERGDRISAIDALNEAIKNFPENYVYYLKLANILAENSKSEAIELLKQALDKVADNSEITAKLAELQPKPKPKPTLSTSNKPVNSSGDIKSLPTKAKVKDDSEVILSSPDDNLSTNKVACPACKQLNDIKQVKCQRCTRPLSRVNRIKAKSIESVSNLSNHLKTRDIIILIGIMVITLVSFPIAHKQTALAVKILQPNDQGVLFKEQPEFQWDVDMENLGFLLVVEKDGKPIVERFTNNSFYTLSYEEIERLETGELYTWKVIPLSPKRVPLNYKSKVSDFRVAVKLEQESASQNNPAKP, encoded by the coding sequence GTGAGCAAACTTTTTTCTAAAGAAGAAAATTTACCAAAAGGTCAAACTGCTAAATTAAAAGAAACATTGGCAGAAATGAGCTTTATTGAAGCCAAAGAAGCACTAGAGCGCAGTGATCGTTCTAGTGCTATTAAGGCTCTTAATGAAGCTATAAAACATTGCCCTGAAAACTCTACTTATTACTTACAACTTGTTGAAGTTTTAGCTGAAACTTCTAAAACAGATGCAATTAATATTCTTAATACCGCGCTAAGATTTTTCCCTGATGATCAGTTACTTAATAATAAGTTAAAGCAATTAGAAGATTCTTATCCTGATTTTAATGAAACACAGCTTGATTTTAACTATAACTTAAATGAAACAATGCTTGACTTTCCTCAAGAGCCAGCAAAAAAACTTATAAAATTTCCTGAAAAACCTAAGCCTATAAACACCCCTCAACTAGTGCCAACTCAAATTAAAACAAATAATTTAGAAGAATCAGAAACACAACCAAAACTTTCCTTTTCTGAAAGAAGAAAAAACTTAAAATCCCAAACAGGTAGACTTAAAGAAACCTTAGCAGAAATGAGCTTTATTGAAGCTGAAGAATCTTTAGAACGAGGTGATCGCATTAGTGCTATTGATGCTCTTAATGAAGCTATAAAAAATTTTCCTGAAAACTATGTCTATTACTTAAAGTTAGCTAATATTCTAGCTGAAAACTCAAAATCTGAAGCAATTGAGTTACTCAAACAAGCCCTGGATAAAGTCGCTGATAATTCAGAAATTACTGCCAAACTAGCAGAACTGCAACCCAAACCCAAACCCAAACCTACATTAAGTACATCTAATAAACCTGTTAATTCTTCTGGTGACATAAAATCTTTGCCCACTAAAGCTAAAGTTAAAGATGATTCAGAAGTGATTTTAAGTAGTCCCGATGATAATTTATCTACTAATAAAGTTGCTTGTCCTGCTTGTAAACAACTTAATGATATAAAACAAGTTAAATGCCAACGCTGTACTAGACCATTAAGCCGAGTTAATAGAATTAAAGCAAAAAGTATAGAAAGCGTTTCAAACCTATCAAACCATCTTAAGACTAGAGATATAATTATTCTTATTGGCATAATGGTTATTACTTTAGTCTCTTTCCCAATCGCACATAAACAAACCGCTTTAGCTGTAAAAATCTTACAGCCAAATGATCAAGGAGTACTTTTTAAAGAACAACCTGAGTTTCAATGGGATGTAGATATGGAAAATCTAGGCTTTCTTTTAGTAGTAGAAAAAGATGGTAAACCTATTGTTGAACGTTTTACTAACAATTCCTTTTACACACTTTCTTATGAAGAGATAGAACGCCTAGAAACAGGTGAACTTTACACTTGGAAAGTTATCCCTCTCTCACCAAAAAGAGTCCCTTTAAATTATAAATCTAAGGTGTCAGATTTTCGTGTTGCTGTTAAACTAGAACAAGAATCTGCTAGCCAAAATAACCCCGCCAAGCCCTAA
- a CDS encoding CoA transferase, with protein MTNKLGALTGIKVLDLSRVLAGPFCTQILADLGADVVKIERPNVGDDTRYWGPPFTPDGTAAYFTCTNRNKRSITVNLKSKLGQEIILKLVKQSDILIENYKTGELAKLGLDYQTLSSINPRLIYCSITGFGQNGPRKDEAGYDFLIQAMGGLMSITGQPNEIEGGLKVGVAVTDLFTGLWASVAILAALQARHTTNRGQHIDLALFDSQLAMLANVASNWFISGNDAKRYGNAHPNLVPYQTFNSKDGFFALAVGNDRQFELLCKKLGKEDIAKRFSTNALRVEHRVECVQLLQEIFSQMTQAEIISLCNSLEIPAGAINSVAKAFQDPQTQAREMIVRLTNSFGVEIPTTGSPIKMSETPVSYHSAPPSLGEHTEQILKELGYSLEEIQHLSEKQAT; from the coding sequence ATGACTAATAAACTTGGTGCATTAACAGGAATTAAAGTTTTAGATTTATCTAGGGTGTTAGCCGGGCCCTTTTGCACTCAGATTTTAGCTGATCTGGGTGCAGATGTAGTTAAAATTGAGCGTCCAAACGTAGGTGATGACACTAGATATTGGGGGCCACCCTTCACCCCTGACGGGACGGCAGCTTATTTTACCTGTACCAACCGAAATAAACGTTCAATAACTGTTAATCTTAAATCCAAGCTAGGACAAGAAATTATCCTTAAATTAGTAAAACAAAGTGATATTTTGATTGAAAACTATAAAACCGGAGAACTAGCTAAATTAGGTCTTGATTATCAGACGTTATCATCAATTAATCCTCGTTTAATTTATTGTTCAATCACAGGATTTGGGCAAAATGGCCCAAGAAAAGATGAAGCAGGATATGATTTTTTAATTCAAGCAATGGGTGGGCTTATGTCCATTACTGGTCAACCAAACGAGATTGAAGGAGGCTTAAAAGTAGGTGTTGCGGTGACAGATCTTTTTACAGGTCTTTGGGCTAGTGTAGCGATTTTAGCAGCACTTCAAGCCCGCCATACAACTAACAGAGGCCAACACATAGATTTAGCCTTATTTGATTCTCAACTTGCAATGTTAGCCAATGTTGCAAGTAATTGGTTTATCTCAGGCAATGACGCTAAACGTTATGGAAATGCTCACCCTAACCTAGTACCTTATCAAACATTTAACAGCAAAGATGGCTTTTTTGCTTTAGCTGTAGGAAATGACCGTCAATTTGAGCTACTTTGTAAAAAACTTGGAAAAGAAGATATAGCTAAACGTTTTTCAACCAATGCTTTACGGGTAGAACATCGAGTTGAATGCGTCCAACTATTACAAGAAATTTTCTCTCAAATGACGCAAGCGGAAATTATTTCTCTTTGTAATAGTTTAGAAATTCCAGCAGGTGCAATAAATTCTGTAGCTAAAGCTTTTCAAGACCCACAAACACAAGCTAGAGAAATGATTGTCAGGCTAACTAATAGCTTTGGCGTAGAGATTCCAACAACAGGATCACCTATAAAAATGAGTGAAACCCCTGTTAGCTATCATTCTGCTCCGCCGTCGTTAGGTGAACATACTGAGCAAATACTAAAAGAGTTAGGCTATTCTTTGGAAGAAATTCAACACTTAAGCGAAAAACAAGCTACTTAA